The proteins below are encoded in one region of Belonocnema kinseyi isolate 2016_QV_RU_SX_M_011 chromosome 1, B_treatae_v1, whole genome shotgun sequence:
- the LOC117176308 gene encoding histone H2B-like, with product MAPKASGKAVKKAGKAQKNIAKTDKKKKRKRKESYAIYIYKVLKQVHPDTGVSSKAMSIMNSFVNDLFERIAAESSRLAHYNKRSTITSREIQTAVRLLLPGELAKHAVSEGTKAVTKYTSSK from the coding sequence atgGCACCAAAAGCGAGTGGAAAGGCTGTTAAGAAGGCTGGTAAAGCCCAGAAGAACATTGCAAAGACCGATAAGAAAAAGAAGCGTAAGAGGAAGGAAAGTTACGCAATCTACATCTACAAGGTTCTCAAGCAGGTTCATCCCGACACTGGAGTTTCCAGCAAGGCAATGTCAATCATGAACAGTTTCGTCAATGATCTCTTTGAACGTATTGCCGCAGAGTCCTCTCGTTTAGCTCATTACAACAAGCGTTCGACGATCACTTCTCGGGAAATTCAGACTGCCGTCAGGCTTCTCCTTCCTGGTGAGCTCGCCAAGCATGCCGTCTCTGAAGGAACCAAGGCGGTAACCAAATACACCAGCTCTAAGTAA
- the LOC117176295 gene encoding histone H2A, whose translation MSGRGKGGKVKGKSKTRSSRAGLQFPVGRIHRLLRKGNYAERVGAGAPVYLAAVMEYLAAEVLELAGNAARDNKKTRIIPRHLQLAIRNDEELNKLLSGVTIAQGGVLPNIQAVLLPKKTEKKA comes from the coding sequence ATGTCTGGACGTGGCAAAGGTGGAAAAGTGAAGGGAAAATCAAAGACTCGTTCCAGCCGCGCTGGTCTTCAGTTCCCAGTTGGAAGAATCCATCGTCTTCTCCGCAAGGGGAACTATGCTGAACGAGTTGGTGCCGGAGCTCCAGTTTACTTGGCAGCTGTTATGGAATATTTGGCCGCCGAAGTTTTGGAATTGGCTGGAAATGCTGCCCGTGACAACAAAAAGACGAGAATCATCCCTCGTCATTTGCAATTGGCTATCAGAAACGATGAGGAATTAAACAAACTTCTTTCTGGAGTCACCATTGCCCAAGGTGGTGTCCTACCAAACATCCAGGCTGTTCTTTTGCCCAAGAAGACCGAAAAGAAagcttaa
- the LOC117175140 gene encoding histone H4 codes for MTGRGKGGKGLGKGGAKRHRKVLRDNIQGITKPAIRRLARRGGVKRISGLIYEETRGVLKVFLENVIRDAVTYTEHAKRKTVTAMDVVYALKRQGRTLYGFGG; via the coding sequence ATGACTGGACGCGGAAAGGGTGGCAAAGGATTGGGAAAAGGAGGAGCGAAACGCCATCGCAAAGTTCTTCGTGATAACATTCAGGGAATCACGAAGCCAGCTATCCGTCGTTTGGCACGTAGGGGTGGTGTCAAACGCATTTCTGGCTTGATTTATGAAGAAACTCGAGGTGTCCTAAAGGTGTTCCTTGAAAATGTCATCCGTGACGCTGTTACCTACACCGAGCATGCCAAAAGAAAGACTGTCACAGCCATGGACGTCGTCTATGCTCTGAAGCGGCAAGGACGTACCCTCTACGGATTCGGCGGTTAA